The Haloferax sp. Atlit-12N region TTCCACGACTTCGCGGGCGGCATGATCGTCCACGGCATGGGCGGTATCGCCGGTCTCACCGCGGCGTGGATTATCGGCCCGCGCATGAACCGCTTCAAGCCCGACGGCACGGCGAACGTCATCCCCGGTCACTCCATCACGTTCGCCGTCCTCGGCACGCTCATCCTCGCGTTCGGCTGGTACGGCTTCAACGTCGGCACCGCCGCCGCGCCCCTCGCGTACGCCGACGGCGCGGTCACGCTCGGCTCGTTCGCCTTCGTGGGCCGCGTCGCCCTCGTGACGACCCTCGGCATGGCCGCCGGCGCAATCGGCGCTGGCGGGGTCGCCATGTACAAGACCGGCAAGGTCGACACGCTCTACGTCGCAAACGGCCTCCTCGCCGGGCTCGTCGGCGTCACCGCCATCGCGGACGACATCGTCTGGCCGGGCGCGCTTGTCGTCGGCCTCCTCGCCGGCGCGCAGCTCCCGGTCGTCTTCGAGTTCGTCGAAAAGCGCCTCCACATCGACGACGTGTGCGCGGTCTTCCCCGTTCACGGTTCCGCGGGCATCCTCGGCGCGCTCCTCTACCCCGTGTTCGCCGTCCCGCTGTGGCACGACGGCGCGTCCTTCGTCTCGCTCGCCGTCCCGCAGGTCATCGGCGTCGGCGTCATCGCTATCTGGACGTTCGCCGCGACCGCGGTCGTCTTCGGCGGCTTCCGGGCCATCGGTCAGGTCCGCGTCTCTTCGGACCACGAGCGCGAGGGCCTCGACACCGCCGAGCACGGCGTCGACACCTACCCCGAGTTCGGGTCGCCCGATGCCGACACCGGCATCCGCACCGACGGCTCCGGCGTCCCGAGCGGGGATGGATTCATGACGACGGGCCGGGAGGACTAACTCATGAGTGATTCCGACCTTCCGAACGACGGCGACATCAAACTCGTCATGGCCGTCATCCGCCCCGACAAGCTCTCGGACGTGAAAACCGCGCTCGCCGAAATCGGCGCGCCGTCGCTCACCGTCACCAACGTCTCCGGCCGCGGCTCTCAGCCCGCGAAGAAGAGCCAGTGGCGCGGCGAGGAGTACACCGTCGACCTCCACCAGAAGGTCAAAGTCGAATGCGTCGTCGCCGACATCCCGGCCGACGACGTGGTCGACGCCATCGCCGACGCCGCCCACACGGGCGAGAAAGGCGACGGGAAGGTGTTCACCTTCCCCGTCGAGAGCGCCGTCCAAGTCCGTACCGGCAAGACCGGACGCGACGCGGTCTGAGCCGCTCATTCTCTGTCGGCGGTTCTCGTACCGTCTCCGCGTCCGTCGCTCCGACCGGCGACGAGGTTATATCGGTTCGGTCGAACGTACCGGTGGCCCCTCGCGGGGCGAGAGCCGAACCCACGCGAAACCGTTTTTCCGCTCCGCACCGAGCGTCGTGACGATGAGCGGTGGCTCCACGTGGTGACTGTCGCGGTCCTCGGCGGACTCGCCGTCGCGCTGTTCGGAATGGCAGTCGCCGGACTGCTCGCCGACCGGTATCTCTCCGAACCCGACGACCTCCGCGCCGACCTCCTCGTCAGCGACGCGAACAAGTGGGCCGTCTTCGCCCTCCTGTGCGGCTACGTCCTCGTCGTCGAGGGGCGACCGCTGTCCTCGATGACCGGCCGCTCGCTGGACCCCCTCGCGTTCGTCGCGGTGGTCGGCGGCGGCGTCTTCGTCCTGTTCGCCGCGAACGCGGTGACGACGCCCGTCTTCGACCGACTCGGCGTGGGGGGTCTCGACGAGGGAATGACCGGACTGGCCTCGCTGTCGGTCAGACACCGACTCTTCGTGGCCGGGACCGCCGGCGTCACGGAGCAGGTGCTGTTCCACGGCTACGCCGTCGAGCGACTCCTCGAACTCACCGGAAGCCCGCTTCTCGCGGGCGGCGTCTCGTTCGCCGCGTTCACCGCGAGCCACGCCGTCGGCTGGGAGCGCGGCGCGGTCGCCAGAATCGCCGTCCCCGCGCTCCTGACGACGGTCATGTACCTTCTCGTGCGCGACGTGGTCGCGCTCGCCTGCATCCACGCGCTCAACGACGCGGTCGGGTTGCTCGTGGCCGGGTCGGTGGAGAAGGCCGACGACGACGGCGCTGAGGCCGCCGCGGACGGGACGGCGCGGTAGGTCCGCCGCAGTCCCGACGCCCGACAGTTCACGCCGGCCGTGTCGTCTACTGGTTCGCCGGTGGCAGGTGCGGCCGACCCAGTAAGGTCTTTCCCGCGAGCGGTCGAACCGGCGCGCATGAACCACGACGAGTCAAGGGCGCTGTACGACCGCGCGCTGTCCGTGCTCGCCGGCGGCGTGAACTCCTCCGTCCGGGCGACGCAACCGTACCCGTTCTTCGTCGAGCGCGGCGACGGCGCGCACGTCATCGACGCCGACGGGAACCGCTACGTCGACTACGTGCTGGGCTACGGGCCGCTGCTCTACGGCCACGACGCCCCCGAACCCGTCCAGTCGGCGGTCCAGAAGCACGCCGCGGCCGGGCCGATGTACGGCGCGCCGACCGAAATCGAGGTCGAACACGCCGAGTTCGTCGCGCGACACGTCCCCTCCGTCGAGATGCTTCGGTTCGTCAACTCCGGCACGGAGGCGACCGTCTCGGCGGTCCGCCTCGCCCGCGGCGTCACCGGCCGCGACAAAATCGTCGTCATGCAGGGCGGCTACCACGGCGCACAGGAGTCCACGCTCGTCGAGGGCGGCCCCGGCGGCGCGAAGCCCTCGACGCCCGGCATCCCCTCGTCGTTCGCCGACCACACCATTCCCGTCCCGTTCAACGACGAGGAGACGGTCCGCGAGGTGTTCGAGGAACACGGCGAGGACATCGCGGCGGTACTGACCGAGCCGATTCTGGCGAACACGGGCATCGTCCACCCGGTCGACGGCTACCTCGAAGCCCTCCGCGACGTGACCGAAGAACACGGCGCGCTCCTCATCTTCGACGAGGTCATCACCGGCTTCCGCGTCGGCGGCCTCCAGTGCGCGCAGGGCAAGTTCGGCGTCACGCCCGACCTCACGACGTTCGGGAAGATTATCGGCGGCGGCTTCCCCGTCGGCGCGGTCGGCGGCAAGGCCGAACTCGTCGAGCAGTTCACCCCCGGCGGCGACGTGTTCCAGTCGGGCACCTTCTCGGGTCACCCGGTCACGATGGCCGCGGGCCACGAGTACCTGAAGTACGCCGCCGAAAACGACGTGTACGGACACGTCAACCGCCTCGGCGAGAAGCTTCGGTCGGGCATCACGGACATCCTCGAAGACCAGGCCCCCGAGTACACCGTCGTCGGCACGGACTCGATGTTCAAGACGGTGTTCACGCGCCACGGGACGGCCGAGCGCGCCGACGCCTGCGCCGACGGCTGTGCGCAGGTCGAGTCGTGTCCCAACTACGACGCCTGCCCGAAGACTGGCGCGGACGTGTCGAAGGCGGAGACCGACCGCTGGGAGCGCGTCTTCTGGCAGGAGATGAAAGACCAAGGTGTGTTCCTCACGGCGAACCAGTTCGAATCGCAGTTCGTCTCCTACGCCCACACCGACGAGGATATCGAGGAGACGCTGGAAGCGTACAAGCAAGCGCTGTAGGCGCGTCCCGACCGGCGACCCGCCGAAGAAACTTTTTTACGACGCTATCGCCCGAGAGAGCCCGAGGTACGCCGGAAGTCCGAGGACGGCGGCCAGTCCGACGGTGAGGAAAAGCGGGACGACCCCCGTCGGGTCCGGCGCGAAGATGAATCCGAGCGGGAGCGCGACGACGAACGCGACGCCGAAGGTGAGCGCGAGACGGAGGGGCCTGTTCACGTCGGAGGCGTCGCCGCGAAGGCGGATAACTGTTCGGCACTGCGATACGAACGCGGTTCGGCCGTGCGAGCGACGGTCGCTCGCGCGACTGCGACCCGGCGCGAACGCGACTCACTCGGCCCGCAGTCGCGCCTCGGCCGCCCGCCACAGCGGCGGGTAGGTCAGGGCGACGCCGGCGCCGAGACAGACCGCCCACGAGACGAGGATACCGACTGGGTTTCCTTGGAGTTCGAGGAGGACTAACAGCGGAATCCAGACGGCGGTCACGACGAGGCCGATACCCCAGACGCGGGCGACGAGACGGAGGCGAAGGGGGCGCGCGAGGAGGAGCGCGAGCGCGATGAGCGCGGCCGCGACGAGGCCGGCGAACCACGGCGGTTCGACGCCGACCGACGAGAGAAACAGGTCGAGGGGCGCGACGACCGAGGTCAGGCCGAACAGGAGGAGCGCGACGACGACGAAGTCGCCGACCTGCCGGACGACCGAATCGAGGGCGGACATCGTCCGGGTCGTCGCGCGGGGACTGTATCGGTCTTCCGTTCGGGTTCGACCCGACGCGCGGGAGCGAACTGGAGGGCTTTTCAACGCGGGGACCGGACTGACGCGTATGACTACAACACTTCGCTTGGCGACGCGAGGGTCGGCGCTCGCTCGCGCGCAGGCCGCGAGCGTGCAGGGGGCGCTCGCGGGCCGCCGACTCGACGTCGAACTCGTCGAAGTCGAGACCACGGGCGACCGGATTCAGGACGAACTCATCCACCGACTGGGCAAGACCGGCGCGTTCGTCCGCGCGCTCGACGAGCGCGTCCTCGACGGCGAGGTCGACGCCGCGGTCCACTCGATGAAAGACATGCCGACCGAGAAGCCCGCCGACCTCGTCGTCGCGGGTGTTCCCGAGCGCGCGCCGGCGGGCGACGTGCTCGTCACGGCCGAGGGCCACGACATCGACGACCTACCGGAGGGAGCCGTCGTCGGCACGTCGTCGCTCCGCCGGCAGGCCCAACTGCTGAACTACCGCGAGGACCTCGAAGTCGAGCCCCTCCGGGGCAACGTCGACACCCGCATCGAGAAACTGCTGGCGACGCACCTCCAGCGCGAACACGAGGCCCGCGTCGAAAACGACAAAGAGCGGCAAGAAAAGAAGGGAAAGACCGACCACGAAGAGGCGTTCGACGAGACCGCAGACGAGTGGTTCGAGGGACTCACCGAACTCGAACGGCAGGCGCTCGGCCGGAAGGTCGAAACCGAGTACGACGCCATCGTCCTCGCCGAGGCGGGACTCAAGCGCAGCGGCCTCACCGAGAAGGTGAACTACGAGCGCCTGCCGCGGACGACGTTCGTCCCCGCGCCCGGACAGGGAGCCATCGCCGTGACCGCCGCGGACTCGGAGGTCATCGACCTCATCCACGACAAACTCGACCACCCGCGGACCCGCGTCGAGACGACCGTCGAACGGACCATCCTCGCCGAACTCGGCGGCGGCTGTATCGCCCCGGTCGGCGTCCACGCCCTCCTGCAGGGCGAACACGTCCACGTCGACGTGCAGGTGCTGGCGACCGACGGCTCGGAGTCAATCAAGACCTCTCGGGACCTCCCCGTCGGCAACCACGCCAACGCCGCCCGCGAGTTCGCGGCGGCCCTGCGCGACCGCGGTGCCGGCCAGTTAGTCGATGCCGCCCGCGAGGAGGCCGAGGAGTGAGATGACGGCCGACGACGCGGAATCCGAAACGGCGGACGAGCGGTCGACCGGCGCGCAGTCGAACGGCGACGCGACCGACGGCGACGGCGTCGGCACGGTCCACCTCGTCGGCAGCGGCCCGGGCGACCCGGAACTGCTGACGATGAAGGCCGCCCGCCTCATCGACGAGTCCGACGTGGTGCTCCACGACAAGCTCCCCGGCCCGGAGATTCTCGGGATGATTCCGGCCGAGAAGCGCGAGGACGTGGGCAAGCGCGCCGGCGGTGAGTGGACCCCACAGGAGTACACGAACAACCGACTGGTCGAACTCGCCCGCGAGGGCAAGGACGTGGTCCGCCTGAAGGGTGGCGACCCGTTCGTCTTCGGCCGCGGCGGCGAGGAGATGGAACACCTCGCCGACAACGGGATTCCCTTCGAAGTCGTGCCGGGCATCACCTCGGCGGTCGCCGGGGCCGGCGCGGCGGGCATCCCCGTCACCCACCGCGACCACGTCTCGTCGGTGTCGTTCGTCACCGGCCACGAGGACCCGACGAAAGACGAGTCCGCGGTCGACTGGGACGCGCTCGCCGCGACCGGCGGGACGCTCGTCGTCCTCATGGGCGTCGGCAAACTCCCGCTGTACACCGCCGAACTCCGTGAGGCGGGGATGGACGGCGACACGCCCGTCGCCCTCATCGAGCGAGCGACGTGGCCCGACATGCGCGTCGCCACCGGCACGCTCGACACCATCGTCGACGTGCGCGACGAGGCCGACATCGAACCGCCCGCGATTACCGTCATCGGCGAGGTCGCGGCGACCCGCGACCGCGTCAAGCAGTTCCTGCAGGGCGGCGGCGCGGACGCCATCGCTGAAGCCGACACGAGCGCGGGAGGTGCCGGAGGAGACGAATGAGCCAGCAGGTCCGCGCGGCCGTCTTCCGCCCCGACGACGACCGCATCGAGCGCGCCGTCGAACTCCTCGACTCGCTCGGCGCGACCCCGGTCCCCGACCCGATGCTCGCAATCGAGCCGACCGGCGCGACGCCCGAGACCGGCGAGTTCGTCGTCCTGACGAGCAAGACCGGCGTCGAACTCCTCGACGAGGCCGGCTGGAACCCCGGCGACGCGGTGCTGTGCTGTATCGGCCCCGCGACCGCCGACGCCGCCCGCGAAGTGGGTTGGACAGTCGACCGCGTCCCCGACGAGTACACCTCGGCCGGACTGGTCGAACACCTCGCGCCCGACGTGGACGGCGCGACGGTCGAAGTCGCCCGGAGCGACCACGGCAGCGCCGTCCTCACGGACGGCCTGCGCGACGCGGGCGCGGACGTTCACGAGACGGTACTCTACCGACTCGTCCGCCCCGAGGGTGCCGGAAAGTCGGTCGAACTGGCCGCCGCCGGCGACCTCGAAGCCGCCCTCTTTACCTCGTCGCTCACGGTCGAACACTTCCTCGACGCCGCCGCGGAGCGCGGTGTCCGCGAGGAGGCCATCGCCGGCCTGAACGACGCCGTCGTCGGCGCAATCGGACCGCCGACCCGCGACACCGCGGCGTCCCACGGCATCGACGTGACCGTCGTCCCCGACGAGGCGACGTTCGAAGCGCTCGCGGTCGCCGCGGTCGAGACCGCCGCGCCGACGTACCACGAGTGACGTGACGGGAGCCGAGGCGGAAGCCGAGACGAGAGACGGCTCGTGGCGCGACGTCGGCTCGGTCGCCGGCTGGCAGACCGCCGCGAGCCTCTGTTACTACGCCATCTTCGCGGCGACCGGCTTCGTCCGCGACGCGTTTTCGGTCTCGGAGTCGCTGGTCGGACTGTTCCTGACCGCCGGGCTGCTCGGCTACACGGTGTTTCTCTTCCCCAGCGGCGCGGCCGTCGACGGCTACGGCGAAAAGCCCGTCATGGTCGTCGGCCTGCTGGCGCTGTCGGTCGCGCTCGTCGGCGTCACGTTCGCGCCGCCGTCGTACCTCCTGTTGTTGGTGACGGTGGCGCTCCTCGGGGCGGCCTACTCGACCGCGATGCCGGCGTCGAACCGCGGCATCGTCGCGGCCGCGCCCGCCGGGAGCAAGAACCTCGCCATGGGGCTGAAACAGGTCGGCGTCACCGTCGGCAGCGGAGCGTCGTCGCTCATCGTCACCGGCGTCGCCGTCGTCGCCGCGTGGCAGGTCGGCTTCTGGGTCATCGGCGTCTTCGCCGCCGGCTACGCGCTCGTCTTCGCGACGCGCTACCGCGGAAATCCGGGGACTGGCCGGCTCGAACGCCCCCGACTCGCCGGGCTCGGCGACAACCGCGCCTACGTCGCGCTCGTCGCCGCCGGGCTGTTCATCGGCGCGTCCATCTTCTCGATGCTCGGCTACACCGTCCTCTACGTGCAGGACGTGGTCGGGACCGGCCCCGCCCTTGCCGGGGGCGTCCTCGCCGCGACGCAGGTGACCGGAAGCGTCGGACGCATCGGCGCAGGGAGCCTCGCGGACCGCCTCGGCGGGGCCCGCGGCGCGGCCACCGTCGCACTCGTCCAACTGGCCGGCGCGGTCGCGCTCTTTTCGCTCCTCGTCGGAACCGGCGGCTCGTTCGCGCTCACCATCGCCGTCTTCGTCGCGCTCGGCCTCACCATCCACGGCTCGACCGGCGTCTTCTACTCCTGTCTGAGCGGCGTCGTCGACGACGGTGACATCGGCGCGGCGACCGCCGGCGGCCAGACCGCGCTCAACGTCGGCGGCCTCGTCGCCCCGCCGCTTTTCGGCTTCGTCGTGGAGTCGACGGGCTACGGGGCCGGTTGGGCGCTCGTCGCCGGTTCGACGGTGCTGGCGACCGTCCTCCTGTTCGTTGTCAGACGGCGAATCTGAGGGCCGGGAGACGAGCCTTTATCGCCGAAGCCGCGGCAAGAGCGCGTATGTTTGCCGTCGAACTGGAGTGGAAACGAAGGGGTTCCGTGCCCGAACTGCCAGCGTTTATGCCGGAGAGGGCGTGAGTACCACACCAATGGACGGACCCGTCCCCGAACTCACAGAGCACGCGGCGGCCTGCGCGGCCCGCCTCCGCGACGCCGACCGGGTGCTCCTCGCCTCGCACATCGACGCCGACGGGTTGACGAGCGCCGGCATCGCCTCGACCGCGCTCGAACGCGCCGGTATCCCCTTCGAGACGGTGTTCTGCCGCCAACTCGACGAGGCCGCCGTGGCCGACATCGCGGCGACCGACTACGACACCGTGCTGTTCACGGACTTCGGAAGCGGCCAACTCGACATCATCGCCGAGTACGAGGCGGCGGGCGACTTCCACCCAGTCATCGCCGACCACCACCAGCCAGCCGAGGGCGTCGAGACCGACCACCACCTCAACCCACTTCGGTTCGGTCTCAACGGCGCGAGCGAACTCTCTGGGGCGGGTGCGAGCTACGTCCTCGCGCGGGCGCTCGAACCCGAGAGCGCTGACGGGCACAGCCCGTCCGCTCGTGAGACGGGGTCTCACGCTGGCGACAACCGCGACCTCGCCGCGCTCGCCGTCGTCGGCGCTGTCGGCGACATGCAGGACACGAACGGCGAACTCCGCGGGGCCAACGCGGGCATCGTCGACGAGGGCGTCGAAGCCGGCGTCGTCGAGGAGGGCACCGACCTCCGAATCTACGGCCGCCAGACCCGCGCGCTCCCGAAACTGCTCCAGTACGCGACCGACGTTCGAATCCCCGGCATCTCGAACAACGAGGCCGGAGCCATCGAGTTCCTGACCGAACTCGACGTTCCCTGCCGCGACGACGACGGCGAGTGGAAGCGGTGGGTCGACCTGACCGGCGACGAGCGCCAGACGCTCGCCAGCGCCCTGATTCGCCGCGCCATCGCCAGCGGCGTGCCCGCCTCCCGCATCGACGACCTCGTGGGGACGACCTACGTGCTCTCTCGGGAGCAGGAGGGGACCGAACTCCGCGACGTGAGCGAGTTCTCGACGCTCCTGAACGCGACCGCGCGCTACGACCGCGCCGACGTGGGCCTCGCGGTCTGTCTCGGCGAGCGCGACGCGGCGCTCGACCGGGCGCGCAGGCTCCTTCGGAACCACCGCAAGAACCTCTCGAACGGCCTCCAGTGGGTGAAGGAACACGGCGTCCGCGTCGAAGACAACCTCCAGTGGTTCGACGCGGGCGACGAAATACGCGAGACCATCGTCGGCATCGTCGCCGGAATGGCCGTCGGCACCAACGCGACCCGAAGCGGGATTCCCGTCCTCGCGTTCGCCGACACGGAAGAGGGCGAGGTGAAGGTCTCCTCGCGCGGGTCGTACGTGATGGTCCGAGACGGACTGGACCTCTCGGCAGTCATGCGTGAGGCGTCGCGGTCGGTCGGCGGCGACGGTGGCGGCCACGACGTGGCCGCGGGCGCGACGATTCCGAAGGGCGAAGTCGAGGCGTTCATCGCCGAGGCCGACCGCATCGTCGGCGAGCAGTTGGCTGAGGACTCGGACTAATCGTCGACCGGATTCTCACCGAACCTCGCCGGCACCCAGTTTTGGCTGTCTATCGGCGGCCGCTCGTACCCGGTGTCGTCCTGTCGGGACGGGAGTTCGATAGGGTCGGGCGTCAGGTCCTCGTAGTCGATTTGGTCCAGTAAGTGCGAGATACAGTTGAGTCGCGCGTGGCGCTTCACGTCGGCGTTGACGACGTGCCAAGGCGCGTCCTCGACGTCGGTGTGTTCGAACATCCGGTCTTTGGCCTCGGAGTAGTCTGCCCACCGAGAGCGCGCTTCGAGATCCATCGGGCTGAGTTTCCAGCGGCGCTTCGGGTCCTCGTTTCGCTTCTGGAACCGCCGTTCCTGCTCCTCGTCGCTGATGGAGAACCAGTATTTGACGAGGATGATGCCCGACCGCACGAGCATCCGCTCGAACTCGGGGCAGGTCCGCAGGAACTCCTCGTACTCCTCGTCGGTACAGAAGCCCATCACCCGCTCGACGCCCGCGCGGTTGTACCAACTCCGGTCGAAAAGCACCATCTCGCCCTCCGTCGGAAGCTGTTCGACGTATCGCTGGAAGTACCACTGACCGCGCTCTCGCTCCGTGGGCTTGCCGAGTGCGACGACCCGCGCCACCCGCGGGTTGAGCCGGCGGGTGATGCGCTTGATGACGCCGCCTTTGCCCGCGGCGTCGCGGCCCTCGAAAACGACGCAGACCCGGAGGTCGTGTTCTTTTATCCAGTACTGGAGTTTCACCAGTTCCTCTTGGAGGCGGTTCAACTCGCGTTTGTAGTCTTTCTTCTTCAGGACGCCCTCGTCGTTGTAGCGAGGTTTGTCAGTGGGCATAGGCGAACTGCGTGCGCTGTGAACAAATAGCAGGCGGGAAGACGGAGTCGGCGCGGCGGCTCAGAGCTCCGAACAGACCTGCTCGCCGCTCACGATTTCCGGGACGACTACCTCGTCGGCACCGGCGCGGCGCGCGAGCGCCTCGTCCATCTGGTCGCCCGCGCGGACGACGAGTTTGGCGTCGGGGGACAGCCGACTCGCCGCGATGGCGATTTGGATGTTCACCTTGGAGTCGTCAATCGCGCCGACGACCGTCACGGCGCGTTCGACGCCCGCGTCGGTGAGTCTGTCCTCGCGGCGGGCGTCGCCTTCGACCGCGAGCAGGTCCGCGTCGAGCGCACGCTGGTACTGCGTCTCCTTGCTCTCGACGACGACCACGTCGCGGCCCATCTCGCGGAGCCGCGCCGCCACCGTCTTCCCGAAAGTTCCGTAGCCGCAGACGATTACGTGCGATTCGAGTTCCGCTATCTCTCGTTGGAGTTTCATCTGGTCGAGTTCCTCGCGTATCTGTCCGCCGAAGGCCGCGGAGACGAACGTCTCGCCGGCCCACAGTCCGGTTCCGATGAGGCCGGTGAGAATCACGATGGCGTACGCCTTGACGAGCGTCGCCGGCCCCTCGTGTGTCTGGTAGTGGAGTTCGATGCTGGTCGGGTCGAGCAGCCAGAACGCCGCGTCGACGAGGGACGCGCCGGCGAGGGCGCTGAACCCGCCGACGCCGGCGACGACGAACGCCGCGACTGCGACGAGTGGCCGGACCATCCGCCGGAGCAACGGTCTGTGCGCCAGCGCGTCGATGAGAATGCGGCGGTCGTACGTCACGGGGGCGCGGACACCTCGTGGGAGCGCGACCGGTCTGGCTCGTGCGGCCCGCAATCGCGGCGAACCGGGTGGCCTGACGATTCTCGGTTGCTAGTCTGTCCACATTCAGAGATATTTGACTCGCGTTTGAATGTATATTCGAACATCTTGCCAATGTTCGACAACCTTCCGAGTATAAAATCGTTTGTCCTTAAACAACCCAATATTCTGGCTATGACTCCCTGATTCGGATTCGAGAACAATTCGATATAGCAGAATACGATTTATTGTAGCCAGAGATGGGGGAGGGAACGTCCGAGTGTAGACTGCGCTCGCGTTCGGTTCAGGGTCGAAATCCGCGAAATCCTCATATCGGATGGTTGTGTATGTCATGGCACCGGCACGCATGCCGGAGTGGGGTGAACGATGGCGACTGCCAACTCGAACGAGGCCGAATACGACTACCCGGTCGGTTACGAACCGGAGGTACAAACAGAGACGGTCGAACTGGACCGTCGAACCGTCGAGCGACTCGACGCGCTGCGCGAGGACGACGAGTCGTACGACGAACTGATAACCGAGCTTGCGTCCATCTTCGCGGCGAGCGAACTCTCCGCCGCGCGGGTGGACAGCCCGCTCATCGAGTGACGCCCCGCGTCACTCAAATTTCTGTATCTGAGTCGCTCTCCTCGTAGAATCGTGATTCTGCCGAGCGTCTGCAATAAATCAGTGGTTGCTATACAGAATCGGAGGTGGCGAGCGTGACCAACCGAGTCAACGTCCACGTCGGCAGGGAGTACCAGAAAAATCGGGTGCGTCTTTGGTTTAGTCCGCCTGTGTCGCCGGGTTCGCACCGTCTGTGAGCAGTTCGCCGTCGAACAGCGCGCGTTCGAGCGAGAACGAGCCCGGTCCGCTCAGGGCGACTGCGACCGCGACCAGCGCCAGCGAGAGGGTCAGTTCGACGCCGCCGCTGGAAGCCGGGTAGCCGTTCGGGAGGTGGACGAGGACCGTCGCAACGGTCATGTTGACGGCGACGAGAGCGCCGACAACGCGAACGAGCAGACCGATGAGCAAGAACAGTCCGCCGACGAGTTCGAGGAGGCCGACGCCCCACGCTGCGACTGTCGGCAGCGGGACGCCGAGACTCGCTAAGAAACCCGAAAAGCCGGGGATTCCCATCGATTTCGGCCCGACCGCGAGGACCTTACCGAAACCGGAGACGACCATCGGGATACCCAGCGCGAGTCGGATAAATATCGGGCTCCACCGGGTCGCCGACGTGGCAGCAGATTTCCGATCCATCGACTACCACACACCGAGGTCTGCACGGGGGATTGTTTTGTACGTTAGATTGTATGTTAATTCCATACATTATCATATTTATCTAACAGACAGAAAAGTCTCAGGTAACATCGACGTGACCGGCCTCAGAAGCGCGTCGACCAATCGTCCGATTTTTTGCTCAGAGCGCGAAAGCTCCGAGTATGACCGACTTCGACCCCGAGAAGTTCGA contains the following coding sequences:
- the ppk2 gene encoding polyphosphate kinase 2, with protein sequence MPTDKPRYNDEGVLKKKDYKRELNRLQEELVKLQYWIKEHDLRVCVVFEGRDAAGKGGVIKRITRRLNPRVARVVALGKPTERERGQWYFQRYVEQLPTEGEMVLFDRSWYNRAGVERVMGFCTDEEYEEFLRTCPEFERMLVRSGIILVKYWFSISDEEQERRFQKRNEDPKRRWKLSPMDLEARSRWADYSEAKDRMFEHTDVEDAPWHVVNADVKRHARLNCISHLLDQIDYEDLTPDPIELPSRQDDTGYERPPIDSQNWVPARFGENPVDD
- a CDS encoding DoxX family protein; this translates as MDRKSAATSATRWSPIFIRLALGIPMVVSGFGKVLAVGPKSMGIPGFSGFLASLGVPLPTVAAWGVGLLELVGGLFLLIGLLVRVVGALVAVNMTVATVLVHLPNGYPASSGGVELTLSLALVAVAVALSGPGSFSLERALFDGELLTDGANPATQAD
- a CDS encoding TrkA family potassium uptake protein, producing MTYDRRILIDALAHRPLLRRMVRPLVAVAAFVVAGVGGFSALAGASLVDAAFWLLDPTSIELHYQTHEGPATLVKAYAIVILTGLIGTGLWAGETFVSAAFGGQIREELDQMKLQREIAELESHVIVCGYGTFGKTVAARLREMGRDVVVVESKETQYQRALDADLLAVEGDARREDRLTDAGVERAVTVVGAIDDSKVNIQIAIAASRLSPDAKLVVRAGDQMDEALARRAGADEVVVPEIVSGEQVCSEL
- a CDS encoding DHH family phosphoesterase, with product MDGPVPELTEHAAACAARLRDADRVLLASHIDADGLTSAGIASTALERAGIPFETVFCRQLDEAAVADIAATDYDTVLFTDFGSGQLDIIAEYEAAGDFHPVIADHHQPAEGVETDHHLNPLRFGLNGASELSGAGASYVLARALEPESADGHSPSARETGSHAGDNRDLAALAVVGAVGDMQDTNGELRGANAGIVDEGVEAGVVEEGTDLRIYGRQTRALPKLLQYATDVRIPGISNNEAGAIEFLTELDVPCRDDDGEWKRWVDLTGDERQTLASALIRRAIASGVPASRIDDLVGTTYVLSREQEGTELRDVSEFSTLLNATARYDRADVGLAVCLGERDAALDRARRLLRNHRKNLSNGLQWVKEHGVRVEDNLQWFDAGDEIRETIVGIVAGMAVGTNATRSGIPVLAFADTEEGEVKVSSRGSYVMVRDGLDLSAVMREASRSVGGDGGGHDVAAGATIPKGEVEAFIAEADRIVGEQLAEDSD
- a CDS encoding MFS transporter: MTGAEAEAETRDGSWRDVGSVAGWQTAASLCYYAIFAATGFVRDAFSVSESLVGLFLTAGLLGYTVFLFPSGAAVDGYGEKPVMVVGLLALSVALVGVTFAPPSYLLLLVTVALLGAAYSTAMPASNRGIVAAAPAGSKNLAMGLKQVGVTVGSGASSLIVTGVAVVAAWQVGFWVIGVFAAGYALVFATRYRGNPGTGRLERPRLAGLGDNRAYVALVAAGLFIGASIFSMLGYTVLYVQDVVGTGPALAGGVLAATQVTGSVGRIGAGSLADRLGGARGAATVALVQLAGAVALFSLLVGTGGSFALTIAVFVALGLTIHGSTGVFYSCLSGVVDDGDIGAATAGGQTALNVGGLVAPPLFGFVVESTGYGAGWALVAGSTVLATVLLFVVRRRI